A stretch of the Arthrobacter sp. PAMC 25486 genome encodes the following:
- a CDS encoding serine hydrolase → MSSGRGFDRRALIADLLATKLAATPGTRFEYSCAGFNTIMVLAEQITKTPWEQLVRERVLYQLPTHGITGTPRIEHSAPTEFQPGLGRGLVRGIVHDEAAWSLGGLSGNAGMFATADGLRVFGTALLHGLPDILSPALADEMWRNQLPDVLGRHFDPADPGFGHGLGLRINQQPWMGDAGTQARGHGGFTGTSLLVDKDAGVVVALLSNRVNPSRDGDDATGLRKAVSDVVHSHATVNGDGA, encoded by the coding sequence TTGTCGTCCGGGCGCGGTTTTGACCGGCGGGCGCTCATCGCGGATCTGCTGGCCACGAAATTGGCGGCCACGCCGGGGACCCGGTTTGAGTACTCGTGCGCCGGATTCAACACGATCATGGTGCTGGCCGAGCAGATCACGAAAACGCCGTGGGAGCAGCTGGTGCGCGAACGCGTGCTGTACCAGCTGCCCACGCACGGCATCACCGGCACGCCGCGCATTGAGCACAGCGCCCCCACCGAATTCCAACCCGGGCTGGGCCGGGGACTGGTGCGCGGCATCGTGCACGACGAGGCGGCCTGGTCGCTGGGTGGGCTCAGCGGCAATGCCGGCATGTTTGCCACGGCCGACGGGCTGCGCGTTTTTGGCACGGCGCTGCTGCACGGGCTCCCGGACATCCTCTCCCCCGCCCTGGCCGACGAGATGTGGCGCAACCAGCTCCCGGACGTGCTGGGCCGCCATTTTGACCCCGCCGATCCCGGTTTTGGCCACGGGCTGGGGCTGCGCATCAACCAGCAGCCCTGGATGGGCGACGCCGGAACGCAGGCACGCGGGCACGGCGGCTTCACCGGGACCTCCTTATTGGTCGACAAGGACGCGGGGGTGGTGGTCGCGCTGCTGAGCAACCGGGTGAATCCAAGCCGCGACGGGGATGACGCGACGGGCCTGCGCAAGGCTGTGTCCGACGTCGTCCATTCCCATGCAACCGTGAACGGGGACGGTGCATGA